The following are encoded in a window of Drosophila simulans strain w501 chromosome 3L, Prin_Dsim_3.1, whole genome shotgun sequence genomic DNA:
- the LOC6737268 gene encoding uncharacterized protein LOC6737268 isoform X2, producing MALGLLDLPAKRPQLCSNTWRHHTETVQAEGDQDPIRRTKLSMLAEALGYGYLLAYVICLLCWPGEAYPATSSYRDLDICNHWDGRRHFLELGSPAGELHARNVTTTAYRSSPLVFKNDAVAGDVWYQCSLELVTCAECVIRVAFTYANFSKSCGNTGGKSSMCPCEHIQFSEPPYDSTISGQEFCGDGKVFRSKTRTLQLKFFYRASNAHVFSLQYFSERNVRIVSGSPKQSIVGNGSTKSQPQVISTPYFPMAYPRDYGIEHILTCEADNCQVRLDFTDFQLGLTSTLEIFDSNGQMLDSYTGEHFRPPITVSSGKSLLLQFRGNSATGVGFRAEVSFVSSKQLKDERLVAYTDCGGMVTGPGGAITMMNMIENATDVRLFDCIWIIKPGNNYMMMKTHISLRVDDFYGMAARSELTIRQGTTSDAVEIENVMWPNNGLSKESHVAPILNGYYIRLRGVFGMSSKLAIVYSVFNYLNCYIGSEFLCGNNHCISIRLHCDGFDHCGDGSDEPDSCEEDWAHLHHDRRWYSHKPNYYFPKIDQYPDLKTATGIFIISTLGIFGVLSGWMVILYRMGVRARHQRELQSHLQTISELLDRQDEDRTPDEPPSYEAPPDYEEVIKVGMQQELREPRRQRRARRAPPRDRSCSRAASNCTMQSVLPLHRSCSLERDQEQPSTSAAAMTHAVAATDTTEDAEHVQTMAQRMLLATAICESHLQALQARLSRQQRSQGSSGSNPWGFQRARHRYPLGVNYPQQVGQPQRPAARQMSAPREATHLAFHSL from the exons ATGGCTCTGGGTTTATTGGATTTGCCAGCGAAACGGCCACAGTTGTGTTCTAACACTTGGCGGCACCACACCGAGACGGTTCAAGCGGAAGGGGATCAGGATCCTATTAGAAGGACGAAACTATCGATGCTAGCCGAAGCATTGGGCTATGGCTACTTGCTGGCCTACGTGATCTGCTTGCTTTGCTGGCCAGGAGAGGCGTATCCCGCCACCAGTAGCTACCGGGATCTGGATATATGCAATCATTGGGACGGAAGACGTCACTTCCTGGAGCTGGGAAGTCCGGCCGGAGAGCTGCACGCTCGGAATGTGACTACTACTGCCTATAGA AGCTCGCCGCTGGTCTTTAAGAACGATGCAGTGGCCGGCGATGTGTGGTACCAGTGCAGCCTGGAGCTGGTCACCTGTGCCGAGTGCGTCATCCGAGTGGCCTTCACCTATGCCAACTTCTCCAAAAGTTGTGGCAATACGGGTGGCAAGTCCAGCATGTGTCCCTGCGAGCATATCCAGTTCTCGGAGCCGCCCTACGATTCAACCATTTCCGGCCAGGAGTTCTGCGGAGATGGCAAGGTGTTCCGGAGCAAAACCAGGACCCTGCAGTTGAAGTTCTTCTACAGAGCCAGCAATGCGCACGTGTTCTCCCTTCAATACTTCTCGGAAC GCAACGTGCGGATAGTCAGTGGTTCCCCCAAGCAGTCTATTGTGGGCAATGGGAGTACAAAGTCCCAGCCGCAAGTGATCTCCACGCCGTATTTCCCGATGGCATATCCACGCGACTATGGTATCGAACACATCCTCACCTGCGAGGCGGACAACTGCCAGGTGCGTTTGGATTTTACCGACTTCCAACTGGGCCTCACCTCCACCCTGGAGATCTTCGACTCCAATGGCCAGATGCTAGACTCCTATACGGGCGAGCACTTCCGTCCGCCGATCACGGTGAGCAGCGGCAAGTCTCTGCTCCTGCAGTTCCGGGGAAATTCCGCCACCGGAGTGGGCTTTCGCGCCGAGGTTAGCTTCGTATCCTCCAAGCAGCTCAAGGACGAGCGACTGGTGGCCTACACAG ATTGCGGGGGAATGGTTACCGGACCTGGTGGCGCCATCACCATGATGAACATGATCGAAAATGCCACGGACGTGCGGCTGTTTGACTGCATTTGGATTATAAAGCCCGGCAACAACTACATGATGATGAAAACCCACATCTCGTTGAGAGTGGATGACTTTTACGGCATGGCCGCCAGATCGGAGCTCACAATTCGGCAGGGCACCACCTCGGATGCCGTGGAGATCGAGAATGTGATGTGGCCGAACAATGGGCTGAGCAAGGAGAGCCATGTGGCCCCCATCCTCAATGGCTACTACATTCGATTGCGTGGGGTATTCGGAATGTCGTCCAAGCTGGCCATCGTTTACAGCGTATTCAACTATTTGA aTTGCTACATTGGCTCGGAGTTTCTGTGCGGGAACAACCACTGCATATCCATTCGCCTCCACTGCGATGGCTTCGACCATTGTGGGGATGGCAGCGATGAGCCGGATTCCTGCGAGGAGGACTGGGCGCACCTGCATCACGATCGGCGCTGGTACTCCCACAAGCCCAACTATTATTTCCCCAAGATAGACCAGTATCCAGATCTCAAGACAGCCACGGGAATCTTTATCATCAGCACACTTGGCATATTCGGTGTGCTGTCCGGCTGGATGGTGATCCTGTACAGGATGGGGGTTAGAGCACGACACCAGCGGGAGCTTCAAAGCCACCTGCAGACGATCAGTGAGTTGCTGGATCGCCAGGACGAGGATCGCACGCCCGACGAACCGCCCAGCTACGAGGCACCACCCGATTACGAGGAGGTCATCAAGGTGGGGATGCAACAGGAGCTACGGGAGCCACGTCGTCAGAGACGAGCCCGTCGAGCCCCTCCTCGAGATCGGAGCTGCAGTCGCGCCGCAAGCAATTGCACCATGCAATCTGTACTCCCACTGCATCGCAGCTGCAGCCTGGAAAGAGATCAGGAACAGCCCAGTACCTCGGCGGCGGCAATGACCCATGCAGTGGCGGCCACGGATACAACGGAGGATGCGGAACACGTACAGACGATGGCCCAGCGAATGCTCCTCGCCACGGCTATTTGTG AGTCCCACTTGCAGGCACTGCAGGCACGTCTCTCCCGGCAGCAAAGGAGTCAGGGCAGCAGCGGGTCCAATCCGTGGGGATTTCAACGAGCCCGTCATCGTTATCCGCTGGGGGTGAACTACCCACAGCAGGTGGGTCAGCCACAACGCCCGGCAGCACGGCAGATGAGTGCACCCAGGGAGGCGACTCACTTAGCATTTCACTCACTCTAG
- the LOC6737268 gene encoding uncharacterized protein LOC6737268 isoform X1, which yields MALGLLDLPAKRPQLCSNTWRHHTETVQAEGDQDPIRRTKLSMLAEALGYGYLLAYVICLLCWPGEAYPATSSYRDLDICNHWDGRRHFLELGSPAGELHARNVTTTAYRSSPLVFKNDAVAGDVWYQCSLELVTCAECVIRVAFTYANFSKSCGNTGGKSSMCPCEHIQFSEPPYDSTISGQEFCGDGKVFRSKTRTLQLKFFYRASNAHVFSLQYFSERNVRIVSGSPKQSIVGNGSTKSQPQVISTPYFPMAYPRDYGIEHILTCEADNCQVRLDFTDFQLGLTSTLEIFDSNGQMLDSYTGEHFRPPITVSSGKSLLLQFRGNSATGVGFRAEVSFVSSKQLKDERLVAYTDCGGMVTGPGGAITMMNMIENATDVRLFDCIWIIKPGNNYMMMKTHISLRVDDFYGMAARSELTIRQGTTSDAVEIENVMWPNNGLSKESHVAPILNGYYIRLRGVFGMSSKLAIVYSVFNYLNCYIGSEFLCGNNHCISIRLHCDGFDHCGDGSDEPDSCEEDWAHLHHDRRWYSHKPNYYFPKIDQYPDLKTATGIFIISTLGIFGVLSGWMVILYRMGVRARHQRELQSHLQTISELLDRQDEDRTPDEPPSYEAPPDYEEVIKVGMQQELREPRRQRRARRAPPRDRSCSRAASNCTMQSVLPLHRSCSLERDQEQPSTSAAAMTHAVAATDTTEDAEHVQTMAQRMLLATAICGTAGTSLPAAKESGQQRVQSVGISTSPSSLSAGGELPTAGGSATTPGSTADECTQGGDSLSISLTLGLPSTTAESPVTTDQNQIQKQSPEQTISNCTEHTFLKRSWLVVQQVPPGRGYRVRRLRHTFSSPEAFTSDELHLPYPDFLSYGTNLPHERSSSNFGSELSRDPSSYSVGKRARLTPEDTSESETITQEMEQSNQTLQSHVIVESHPSHSESESEAEQQVSCFGAVAQRPKRRHRGHVRSRSFSNARGGSAGRRRLMQRSSSADLLMNYATMAVSTPQKRSEGMQRLFFI from the exons ATGGCTCTGGGTTTATTGGATTTGCCAGCGAAACGGCCACAGTTGTGTTCTAACACTTGGCGGCACCACACCGAGACGGTTCAAGCGGAAGGGGATCAGGATCCTATTAGAAGGACGAAACTATCGATGCTAGCCGAAGCATTGGGCTATGGCTACTTGCTGGCCTACGTGATCTGCTTGCTTTGCTGGCCAGGAGAGGCGTATCCCGCCACCAGTAGCTACCGGGATCTGGATATATGCAATCATTGGGACGGAAGACGTCACTTCCTGGAGCTGGGAAGTCCGGCCGGAGAGCTGCACGCTCGGAATGTGACTACTACTGCCTATAGA AGCTCGCCGCTGGTCTTTAAGAACGATGCAGTGGCCGGCGATGTGTGGTACCAGTGCAGCCTGGAGCTGGTCACCTGTGCCGAGTGCGTCATCCGAGTGGCCTTCACCTATGCCAACTTCTCCAAAAGTTGTGGCAATACGGGTGGCAAGTCCAGCATGTGTCCCTGCGAGCATATCCAGTTCTCGGAGCCGCCCTACGATTCAACCATTTCCGGCCAGGAGTTCTGCGGAGATGGCAAGGTGTTCCGGAGCAAAACCAGGACCCTGCAGTTGAAGTTCTTCTACAGAGCCAGCAATGCGCACGTGTTCTCCCTTCAATACTTCTCGGAAC GCAACGTGCGGATAGTCAGTGGTTCCCCCAAGCAGTCTATTGTGGGCAATGGGAGTACAAAGTCCCAGCCGCAAGTGATCTCCACGCCGTATTTCCCGATGGCATATCCACGCGACTATGGTATCGAACACATCCTCACCTGCGAGGCGGACAACTGCCAGGTGCGTTTGGATTTTACCGACTTCCAACTGGGCCTCACCTCCACCCTGGAGATCTTCGACTCCAATGGCCAGATGCTAGACTCCTATACGGGCGAGCACTTCCGTCCGCCGATCACGGTGAGCAGCGGCAAGTCTCTGCTCCTGCAGTTCCGGGGAAATTCCGCCACCGGAGTGGGCTTTCGCGCCGAGGTTAGCTTCGTATCCTCCAAGCAGCTCAAGGACGAGCGACTGGTGGCCTACACAG ATTGCGGGGGAATGGTTACCGGACCTGGTGGCGCCATCACCATGATGAACATGATCGAAAATGCCACGGACGTGCGGCTGTTTGACTGCATTTGGATTATAAAGCCCGGCAACAACTACATGATGATGAAAACCCACATCTCGTTGAGAGTGGATGACTTTTACGGCATGGCCGCCAGATCGGAGCTCACAATTCGGCAGGGCACCACCTCGGATGCCGTGGAGATCGAGAATGTGATGTGGCCGAACAATGGGCTGAGCAAGGAGAGCCATGTGGCCCCCATCCTCAATGGCTACTACATTCGATTGCGTGGGGTATTCGGAATGTCGTCCAAGCTGGCCATCGTTTACAGCGTATTCAACTATTTGA aTTGCTACATTGGCTCGGAGTTTCTGTGCGGGAACAACCACTGCATATCCATTCGCCTCCACTGCGATGGCTTCGACCATTGTGGGGATGGCAGCGATGAGCCGGATTCCTGCGAGGAGGACTGGGCGCACCTGCATCACGATCGGCGCTGGTACTCCCACAAGCCCAACTATTATTTCCCCAAGATAGACCAGTATCCAGATCTCAAGACAGCCACGGGAATCTTTATCATCAGCACACTTGGCATATTCGGTGTGCTGTCCGGCTGGATGGTGATCCTGTACAGGATGGGGGTTAGAGCACGACACCAGCGGGAGCTTCAAAGCCACCTGCAGACGATCAGTGAGTTGCTGGATCGCCAGGACGAGGATCGCACGCCCGACGAACCGCCCAGCTACGAGGCACCACCCGATTACGAGGAGGTCATCAAGGTGGGGATGCAACAGGAGCTACGGGAGCCACGTCGTCAGAGACGAGCCCGTCGAGCCCCTCCTCGAGATCGGAGCTGCAGTCGCGCCGCAAGCAATTGCACCATGCAATCTGTACTCCCACTGCATCGCAGCTGCAGCCTGGAAAGAGATCAGGAACAGCCCAGTACCTCGGCGGCGGCAATGACCCATGCAGTGGCGGCCACGGATACAACGGAGGATGCGGAACACGTACAGACGATGGCCCAGCGAATGCTCCTCGCCACGGCTATTTGTG GCACTGCAGGCACGTCTCTCCCGGCAGCAAAGGAGTCAGGGCAGCAGCGGGTCCAATCCGTGGGGATTTCAACGAGCCCGTCATCGTTATCCGCTGGGGGTGAACTACCCACAGCAGGTGGGTCAGCCACAACGCCCGGCAGCACGGCAGATGAGTGCACCCAGGGAGGCGACTCACTTAGCATTTCACTCACTCTAGGCCTGCCCTCCACGACGGCAGAGAGTCCTGTGACAACCGACCAGAACCAGATCCAGAAACAGAGTCCGGAGCAGACAATCAGCAATTGCACGGAGCACACGTTCCTGAAGAGATCGTGGTTGGTGGTGCAGCAGGTTCCACCTGGCAGGGGTTACCGAGTCCGGAGGCTGCGACATACCTTCTCCTCTCCCGAAGCATTCACAAGCGATGAGCTGCATCTGCCGTACCCGGATTTCCTTAGCTACGGCACTAATCTTCCACATGAACGGAGCAGCAGTAATTTCGGATCCGAGCTATCGAGGGATCCATCGAGTTATAGTGTGGGCAAGCGAGCCCGCTTGACCCCCGAGGACACAAGTGAATCGGAGACCATTACCCAGGAGATGGAGCAATCCAACCAGACACTCCAGTCCCATGTGATAGTGGAAAGTCACCCGAGTCACAGCGAAAGTGAGAGCGAAGCGGAGCAGCAGGTGTCCTGCTTTGGAGCCGTAGCCCAACGACCCAAGAGGCGTCATCGGGGTCACGTGCGAAGCCGATCCTTTAGCAATGCCAGAGGTGGCAGTGCCGGTAGGAGGCGTCTCATGCAGCGCAGCTCGTCGGCCGATCTTTTGATGAACTATGCGACAATGGCGGTATCTACGCCACAAAAAAGGAGCGAGGGAATGCAGCGATTGTTCTTCATCTGA
- the LOC6737266 gene encoding rab GTPase-activating protein 1-like, with translation MDDNLSTKSSESSITTSGEYEIVTDSNVASPMEQVKQVVNQEGTQPEVGGKPPTSLSALALSSPEAGGDRSPTLDMAHNRNLSDMQHEMTDALKDLELERGVAASGEKSAQRAPSHQQKSLTLPLTGSGGRSADPEMRFPCTLFTPKSEETLDDASSSNRVGHSVFYDCIDASPACVEEKQDAMKPDKGDTTDEEVSEIDQGCTIFSGVTYLGAANINAPKSETEVYRIMGELNSGSKSVGLKITVSIPNCSEGLVVLHDAESNTIIATYEISSIILYYRGPVDTVENGCFAFTWLHGDALFQCHVFRCHIPEAVNQVSACFQKAFQTYPPSMSCSLNSAVDMANSVTSDVSGNPLNTAGYEFIVSLEIRERVAKNSYAAVPRDRGCFKLRANTDKEVCITVKQTPSNVLQPLHIERCFGVLVAPGKLVVQKDMHLIDMHSMGYIQPGGTGVATESDSNAQQSSTWPYTIRAEWKAQEKAFEQLNLESSKTNLTVAVDIVMRRIQEPVRFVIETPVTIQSASEMRIMDHFMSKRPMTLRFYLHLKRTDESNWKVNSIDPSEEITEQPGHQQSSSLLKMGMNNLSRIVRSSSIASIEDDCPSDYSSDGDEPLLSGTGEVSKDCSQDTLDEWDPILREWDSEKRPKNLAPLVRLGVPEALREKIWQKLANVEGRMEMNDKYKILITKETKCETVIQRDIHRTFPAHKCFKEIGGSGQDALFKVSKAYAVHDSEVGYCQGLSFIAASLLLHMPEEDAFCVLVALMYDYGLRDLYKAGFEVLYLRLYQLERLIKDQLPKLHEHFTACGIETHMYASQWFLTLYTARFPLCFVFHVLDVFLLDGLPVLFQVAVTLLSICESDLRQLDFEGILKYFRVTLPKKCRSSSQARKVMKQACERKIKKLKQYEEEFLLKKQHKERLEKEAQIYENRFGEERRKMQAEIDALNKQLTSAKERAVEKEKKHTGIIQEYKQIIQRQEQDMNTLSETLGKVMHMVSNCQDCQQQIDAGNDNAKSDDGKTRRQTDAMRNANEHPLGPLDPLNAASQRIRELELELAQAKLAQVEAECKNQDLNHQLSNTLSELQTNRNSWQPWLSKTFNSLQEKVTTRGGHRDNGSGGPMPSFQSYMGQAPTTLSEASSPSGNQEYKTFAFASVGGSPKLPSKFQATKLRNSIDSLRNIVVPLDTGKSLAENLKQQLQQ, from the exons TGAGTGCTCTGGCTCTGTCCTCACCCGAGGCTGGAGGAGATCGTTCGCCCACACTGGACATGGCGCACAATCGCAACCTAAGTGACATGCAGCACGAGATGACGGACGCCCTCAAAGATCTGGAGTTGGAACGCGGCGTAG CTGCCAGTGGGGAGAAGTCAGCGCAACGTGCTCCGAGTCATCAGCAAAAGTCTCTGACCCTACCGCTCACGGGCTCCGGCGGGAGATCTGCCGATCCTGAGATGCGTTTCCCCTGCACCTTGTTCACGCCCAAAAGCGAGGAGACCCTCGACGATGCATCCAGCTCAAACAGAGTGGGTCATTCAGTGTTCTATGACTGCATAGACGCTAGCCCCGCCTGCGTAGAGGAAAAACAGGATGCCATGAAGCCGGATAAGGGCGACACCACCGACGAGGAGG tttCTGAAATCGATCAGGGCTGCACCATATTTTCCGGAGTCACCTACCTGGGAGCAGCCAACATTAATGCTCCAAAATCCGAGACGGAGGTTTACCGCATCATGGGCGAGCTAAATAGTGGCTCAAAGTCGGTGGGCCTGAAGATCACTGTGAGCATACCCAATTGCTCAGAAGGCCTGGTTGT CCTCCACGATGCAGAGAGCAATACTATTATTGCCACCTATGAGATATCCAGCATTATCTTGTACTATCGAGGACCAGTGGATACGGTGGAAAACGGATGCTTTGCATTCACTTGGCTCCACGGCGATGCATTGTTTCAGTGCCATGTGTTTCGGTGCCATATTCCCGAAGCGGTTAATCAAGTCAGCG CCTGCTTCCAGAAGGCATTCCAGACTTATCCGCCCAGCATGAGTTGCAGCCTTAATTCGGCCGTTGACATGGCCAACTCTGTAACCTCCGATGTAAGCGGGAATCCTTTAAACACGGCTGGGTATGAGTTCATAGTCTCCTTAGAGATCCGTGAGCGAGTGGCAAAGAACTCCTATGCCGCAGTGCCTCGCGATAGGGGATGCTTCAAGCTAAGAGCGAACACAGATAAGGAAGTGTGCATCACAGTCAAACAGACTCCGTCAAATGTTCTTCAACCATTGCATATCGAACGGTGTTTCGGTGTTCTAGTGGCACCCGGAAAACTAGTAGTCCAAAAGGATATGCATTTGATCGACATGCACAGCATGGGTTACATCCAGCCAGGCGGAACAGGAGTAGCAACCGAATCGGACAGCAATGCCCAGCAGAGCTCCACCTGGCCGTATACAATTCGAGCTGAGTGGAAAGCCCAGGAGAAGGCCTTTGAACAGTTAAATCTTGAGTCGTCCAAGACCAATCTCACTGTGGCCGTAGACATTGTGATGCGACGTATACAGGAACCGGTTAGGTTCGTCATTGAGACCCCAGTGACCATTCAGTCGGCCAGCGAAATGCGTATTATGGACCATTTTATGTCAAAGCGACCCATGACACTAAGATTCTATTTGCATCTAAAGCGGACCGACGAGTCCAACTGGAAAGTAAATAGCATTGATCCCTCTGAGGAAATTACGGAGCAGCCGGGCCACCAGCAAAGCTCTTCCCTGCTCAAGATGGGTATGAATAATCTATCGCGCATTGTGCGCAGTTCGTCCATTGCCTCGATTGAGGATGATTGTCCCTCGGACTACAGCAGCGATGGCGATGAGCCGCTGCTGAGTGGCACTGGTGAGGTATCTAAGGATTGCTCGCAGGACACGCTCGACGAATGGGATCCCATTCTGCGCGAGTGGGATTCCGAGAAGAGACCGAAAAATCTGGCACCTTTAGTACGCCTCGGCGTTCCAGAAGCACTGCGTGAAAAGATCTGGCAGAAGCTAGCCAACGTCGAGGGCAGAATGGAGATGAACGACAAATACAAGATCTTAATCACCAAA GAAACCAAATGTGAGACCGTTATCCAGCGGGACATCCATCGCACTTTCCCGGCGCACAAATGTTTCAAGGAAATTGGCGGTTCTGGCCAAGACGCTCTTTTTAAGGTGTCCAAAGCGTATGCCGTTCATGACAGCGAGGTTGGATATTGTCAGGGTCTAAGTTTCATAGCAGCTAGTCTGCTCCTTCAT ATGCCTGAGGAGGATGCGTTCTGTGTTCTGGTAGCGCTTATGTACGATTATGGGCTCCGTGATCTCTACAAAGCTGGATTCGAGGTCCTTTACCTTCGTCTCTACCAACTGGAGCGACTGATCAAGGATCAGCTGCCTAAGCTGCACGAACACTTCACAGCCTGCGGCATTGAGACGCACATGTACGCCTCCCAATGGTTCCTAACCCTATATACAGCGCGATTCCCATTGTGTTTTGTGTTCCACGTGCTGGATGTCTTTCTACTGGATGGACTACCTGTGCTCTTCCAGGTGGCAGTTACTCTCTTATCAATCTGTGAATCAGATTTGCGACAGCTTGATTTTGAGGGCATTTTAAAGTATTTCCGTGTAACGTTGCCGAAGAAGTGCCGGAGCTCCAGTCAAGCACGCAAGGTGATGAAGCAAGCCTGCGAACGTAAGATAAAAAAACTAAAGCAGTACGAGGAGGAGTTCCTGCTGAAGAAGCAGCACAAGGAGCGCCTGGAGAAGGAGGCACAGATTTACGAGAATCGTTTCGGTGAGGAGAGGCGCAAAATGCAGGCGGAAATCGACGCATTGAACAAACAACTGACTTCCGCCAAAGAGCGAGCTGTGGAAAAGGAGAAGAAGCACACAGGCATTATACAGGAATACAAGCAGATCATCCAGCGTCAAGAGCAGGACATGAACACACTAAGCGAGACTCTAGGAAAAGTGATG CACATGGTTTCCAATTGCCAGGATTGTCAGCAGCAGATCGACGCCGGCAATGACAACGCTAAGTCAGATGACGGCAAGACCAGGCGGCAAACCGATGCCATGCGGAATGCCAATGAGCATCCACTGGGTCCACTTGATCCGCTAAACGCTGCCTCGCAACGCATCCGCGAACTAGAGCTGGAGCTGGCCCAGGCCAAGCTAGCTCAAGTGGAAGCCGAGTGCAAGAACCAGGACCTGAACCATCAGCTCAGCAATACGCTCAGTGAGCTGCAAACCAACCGCAACAGCTGGCAGCCCTGGCTATCGAAGACCTTCAATTCGCTGCAGGAGAAGGTGACCACGCGAGGCGGCCATCGGGATAATGGCAGTGGCGGACCGATGCCGTCATTCCAATCCTACATGGGTCAGGCGCCAACTACCCTGAGCGAGGCCAGCTCCCCCAGCGGCAATCAG GAGTACAAGACCTTTGCATTTGCGTCGGTGGGAGGGTCACCGAAGTTGCCCAGCAAATTCCAGGCCACCAAGCTGCGCAACAGCATCGACAGTCTGCGCAATATAGTGGTGCCCCTGGACACCGGCAAATCGCTAGCCGAGAATCTcaagcaacagctgcagcagtag